A genomic stretch from Algoriphagus halophilus includes:
- a CDS encoding PepSY-associated TM helix domain-containing protein: MKNSTLWQSVRHIFNEIHLYAGLISGIIVIAVCLSGTIYVYNTEIRESANPELYSVEESGARKSAEELKLKLEGELESKVVGVNWNTDPESSVQFTLKKEEEKGRGTTYYVNPYTGEILGDSGVKTAASEFMGYMFSLHRWLLLDRVEEPMMESMSNRDLGRFINGVATLLFTLGVLTGIVIWFPKKVKNWRQGLKVKWNANWKRVNHDLHNTLAFYSLIFLLIMGATGPFWSFQWYREGWQKTWDTYRDPNAKVEESAKPEPLAFTPGEFTLDEVLEATDAALPYEGVYRISLPGKDNEPISVSKYRSGFFARAGADQLKINAGTLAVVEANLFSDLPMRQQVGRSVKSLHTGEIFGQFTKFIWFLACLIATSLPITGTLIWLNKKKKKPTKKRKPVARTVEMA; encoded by the coding sequence ATGAAGAATTCAACTCTTTGGCAATCCGTACGACATATTTTCAATGAAATCCACCTTTATGCAGGATTGATTTCCGGCATTATTGTCATAGCTGTCTGTTTAAGTGGGACAATCTATGTTTACAATACTGAGATCAGAGAATCCGCAAATCCTGAACTCTATTCAGTGGAGGAATCTGGAGCTAGGAAATCTGCAGAAGAATTGAAATTGAAGTTGGAAGGCGAGCTGGAATCAAAAGTAGTAGGAGTCAATTGGAATACGGATCCAGAAAGTAGTGTTCAGTTTACCTTGAAAAAGGAGGAGGAAAAGGGGAGAGGGACCACTTATTATGTAAACCCTTATACAGGTGAAATTCTGGGGGATTCCGGAGTGAAAACCGCAGCCTCTGAATTCATGGGCTATATGTTTAGCCTTCACAGATGGTTGTTATTGGACCGGGTAGAGGAGCCTATGATGGAGAGTATGTCCAACCGTGACTTGGGTAGGTTTATCAACGGAGTTGCCACCTTGCTTTTTACCCTGGGGGTGCTAACTGGAATAGTAATCTGGTTCCCTAAAAAAGTGAAAAACTGGAGACAAGGTCTGAAAGTAAAATGGAATGCAAACTGGAAAAGAGTCAATCATGACCTGCATAATACCCTGGCATTTTATTCCTTGATATTTTTATTGATCATGGGAGCGACGGGGCCATTTTGGTCTTTTCAATGGTATAGGGAAGGTTGGCAGAAAACCTGGGATACCTATAGAGACCCTAATGCCAAAGTAGAGGAAAGTGCCAAACCTGAACCTTTGGCATTCACTCCAGGAGAGTTTACCCTGGATGAAGTACTAGAAGCCACTGATGCGGCTCTTCCTTATGAGGGGGTATACAGGATTTCCTTGCCTGGAAAAGACAACGAACCGATCAGTGTCAGTAAGTATAGAAGCGGATTTTTTGCCCGGGCAGGGGCTGATCAATTAAAAATAAATGCAGGAACGTTAGCAGTGGTAGAAGCTAATTTATTCTCAGATTTACCAATGAGACAGCAGGTGGGAAGATCGGTGAAATCCTTGCATACAGGCGAGATTTTTGGGCAATTCACGAAATTCATCTGGTTTTTGGCTTGTCTGATTGCTACCAGTTTACCGATCACAGGCACGCTTATCTGGCTGAATAAAAAGAAGAAGAAGCCCACCAAAAAAAGAAAGCCTGTAGCGCGAACAGTGGAAATGGCCTGA
- a CDS encoding circularly permuted type 2 ATP-grasp protein, with the protein MKTEGYSAGEHFDEMFTPEGEVRPHYEGFFKFLNKASSKKMKHLQFSANKTQLAMGMTFNVYHDNQGMEKILHLDIIPRIISNQEWKKLEAGLKQRVYALNLFLQDIYNEQKILKDGVVPAELILKSKDYLKPCIGLTPPKGIWCHITGTDLVRDKSGEFYILEDNLRCPSGVSYMLESREIIKRVYPELFNNKGVMPVSDYPAKLLKMLQNISGKQKPVVGVLTPGIYNSAYFEHSYLALQMGVELVSGVDLIVENKKVYMQTTKGLQQIDVIYRRIDDTFLDPMVFNPASMLGVPGIFEAYKAGNIGMANAPGTGVADDKAVYAYVPKIIKYYLDEDPILNNVPTYLCREEEDRKYVLDNIHDLVVKETNAAGGYGMLIGPKATKEEHEHFKTLIKNNPSNYIAQPTLSLSTVPSLTEEGVVGRHVDLRPYILYGENIEVIPGALTRVALKKGSLVVNSSQGGGSKDTWVLYN; encoded by the coding sequence ATGAAAACAGAAGGATATAGTGCGGGGGAGCATTTTGACGAAATGTTTACTCCAGAAGGTGAAGTGAGGCCTCATTACGAAGGTTTTTTCAAGTTTTTGAATAAAGCATCTTCCAAAAAAATGAAGCATCTTCAATTTTCGGCCAATAAGACCCAGTTGGCCATGGGGATGACCTTTAATGTATATCATGATAATCAAGGGATGGAGAAAATCCTTCATTTGGATATCATCCCAAGAATTATCTCCAATCAAGAGTGGAAAAAGTTAGAGGCCGGTTTAAAACAGCGGGTATATGCATTGAATCTTTTCCTTCAGGATATATACAATGAACAGAAGATCTTAAAAGATGGGGTGGTACCAGCGGAGCTGATCTTAAAAAGTAAGGACTATTTAAAGCCTTGTATTGGCTTAACTCCTCCGAAAGGAATCTGGTGCCATATTACAGGTACCGATTTGGTCAGGGATAAAAGTGGGGAGTTTTATATTCTGGAAGATAATCTCCGTTGTCCATCCGGGGTTTCCTACATGTTGGAAAGCAGAGAGATTATCAAAAGGGTTTACCCGGAATTATTCAATAATAAAGGGGTGATGCCTGTTTCCGATTACCCCGCCAAGCTTCTTAAAATGTTGCAAAATATCAGCGGGAAGCAAAAACCAGTGGTGGGGGTACTGACTCCGGGGATTTATAATTCAGCCTATTTCGAACATTCGTATTTGGCGCTCCAAATGGGAGTGGAGCTGGTAAGTGGGGTAGACCTGATTGTTGAAAACAAGAAAGTGTATATGCAGACCACCAAAGGCTTGCAACAAATTGACGTTATCTACAGAAGGATAGATGATACATTTTTGGACCCCATGGTTTTCAATCCAGCATCCATGTTGGGTGTTCCCGGAATTTTTGAAGCCTATAAGGCAGGAAATATAGGGATGGCCAATGCTCCCGGAACCGGCGTCGCAGATGATAAAGCAGTGTATGCCTATGTGCCCAAGATCATTAAGTATTACCTCGATGAGGATCCGATTTTAAATAATGTCCCTACCTACCTATGTAGAGAGGAAGAAGACAGAAAGTATGTCTTAGATAATATTCATGACTTGGTAGTCAAAGAAACCAACGCCGCAGGAGGCTATGGAATGCTGATAGGTCCAAAAGCCACGAAAGAAGAGCATGAGCACTTTAAGACCTTGATTAAGAACAACCCTTCAAATTATATCGCTCAACCTACCTTATCCCTTTCCACAGTTCCTAGCTTGACAGAAGAAGGAGTCGTGGGCAGACATGTGGATTTGAGACCCTATATTTTGTATGGAGAGAATATCGAGGTAATACCTGGAGCCCTGACCCGAGTTGCCCTGAAAAAAGGATCCCTTGTCGTAAACAGTTCACAAGGAGGTGGAAGTAAAGATACTTGGGTACTATATAACTAA
- a CDS encoding YitT family protein — protein MNNESFNSVRPSFTSRFTSWSTWKDFLFIAIGTCMASIGLKGFLLPNGFFDGGAMGVSLLLEILTPVNLSVLIVLVNIPFILLGAKQFSWPFAIKSSLAIFGLALLVHYIELPTITADKLLIAVFGGFFLGSGIGFSIRGGAVIDGTEVLAISVSRKSSLTVGDFISVFNVFLFIVAAVFVNIETAMYSMLTYFSASKTVDFLINGVEEYLGVMIMSPQTEEIKSMISHGLGRGVTALKSDGGYGEKANLYPERKVLFCVITRLEVTRLLNEIEKIDPKAFVIQYPIKDTKGGMIKKRPMH, from the coding sequence ATGAATAATGAAAGTTTTAATTCAGTCAGGCCGAGTTTCACATCTAGATTTACTTCCTGGAGTACCTGGAAGGATTTTCTTTTTATTGCCATCGGTACCTGTATGGCCAGTATTGGGCTAAAAGGATTTTTGCTCCCCAATGGTTTTTTTGATGGAGGAGCCATGGGCGTGTCTCTATTACTGGAAATCCTGACTCCTGTCAATCTCTCCGTATTGATTGTTTTAGTCAATATTCCCTTCATCCTTTTGGGCGCAAAACAGTTTTCCTGGCCATTTGCCATTAAGTCCAGCCTTGCCATTTTTGGTTTAGCACTCCTTGTCCATTACATAGAGTTACCTACCATCACCGCTGATAAATTATTGATCGCCGTGTTTGGAGGATTTTTCCTGGGTAGTGGGATAGGTTTTTCTATTCGAGGTGGTGCAGTAATCGATGGAACAGAAGTCTTGGCGATATCTGTCAGTAGAAAATCAAGCTTGACCGTAGGTGACTTCATCTCTGTATTCAATGTCTTCTTATTTATCGTAGCTGCAGTTTTTGTCAATATAGAAACAGCCATGTATTCCATGTTGACTTATTTCTCTGCCTCAAAAACGGTAGACTTTCTAATCAACGGCGTGGAAGAGTACTTAGGGGTAATGATTATGTCTCCCCAGACTGAAGAAATAAAATCGATGATTTCCCATGGATTGGGAAGAGGGGTTACGGCCTTAAAATCGGATGGAGGATATGGTGAAAAAGCCAATCTTTACCCCGAAAGAAAAGTACTTTTCTGTGTCATCACCAGGCTGGAAGTAACCAGGTTGCTGAATGAAATTGAAAAAATAGATCCGAAGGCATTTGTGATTCAATACCCTATCAAAGACACCAAAGGGGGAATGATCAAAAAAAGGCCGATGCATTAA
- a CDS encoding alpha-E domain-containing protein yields MLSRVANHIYWLGRYLERAENYARFIDVNFNLMQDLPLDLKEQWQPLIAATGDLKFYLETHKTFSRDQVLFFLSFDEKNPNSMINTIYRARENARIIRDSLSKETWEEVNELYYMIKHGADKKMWKKEDPRIFFEQIKNQILLIYGIADNTVARTEGWFFRQLGQFLERADQTSRILDVKYHILLPSAEEVGTPLDFLHWMALLKSVTGFNSYRRIYGNIDPAGVVEFMVLNKYFPRSIYYCLKEAENCLLAITGNMSGGYQNSAEKAMGELRSKLEYAEVSEIINIGLHEYLDSLQVKINHISNQVNENFFKIKDNLLVQSQVNE; encoded by the coding sequence ATGCTGAGTAGAGTAGCAAATCATATTTATTGGCTAGGGAGATACCTAGAAAGAGCTGAAAACTATGCTCGATTTATTGATGTCAATTTTAATTTAATGCAGGACTTGCCACTTGATCTCAAAGAACAATGGCAACCATTAATTGCAGCTACGGGGGATTTAAAATTTTACCTGGAAACCCATAAAACCTTTTCCAGAGATCAGGTACTTTTTTTCTTATCCTTTGATGAGAAAAATCCCAATTCCATGATCAATACAATTTACCGTGCACGGGAAAATGCCCGAATTATCCGGGATAGTTTAAGCAAAGAAACCTGGGAAGAGGTAAATGAGCTGTATTACATGATTAAACATGGAGCAGATAAAAAAATGTGGAAAAAGGAAGATCCCCGCATTTTTTTTGAACAGATAAAGAACCAAATCCTACTGATCTACGGGATTGCCGATAATACGGTTGCCAGGACAGAAGGATGGTTTTTTAGGCAATTAGGCCAATTTCTGGAAAGAGCAGACCAGACTTCCAGAATCCTGGACGTGAAATACCATATCCTGCTACCTTCTGCCGAGGAAGTGGGAACTCCCTTGGATTTCCTGCATTGGATGGCTTTGTTGAAATCGGTGACAGGTTTTAATTCCTACAGGAGAATCTATGGAAATATAGATCCTGCAGGAGTAGTTGAATTCATGGTGTTGAATAAATATTTCCCCAGGTCCATCTATTATTGTTTGAAAGAAGCAGAGAACTGTCTCTTGGCCATCACAGGGAACATGTCCGGAGGCTATCAAAATAGTGCAGAAAAGGCCATGGGGGAATTACGATCCAAGTTGGAATATGCAGAAGTAAGCGAGATTATCAACATCGGTTTGCATGAATATTTGGATAGCCTTCAAGTAAAGATCAACCATATCTCCAACCAAGTCAATGAGAACTTCTTTAAAATCAAAGACAATCTCTTAGTACAGAGTCAGGTGAATGAATAG
- a CDS encoding response regulator transcription factor, with protein MRILVVEDEPGISSFLKQGLEEEAFAVDVADNGKVGLEMALSGNYDLLLLDWMLPGFSGIEITRQFRKEFPSTPILFLTAKDTVDETIFGLQSGANDYIKKPFHFEELLERIRVQLRSKEGEHEKFTLGPIELYTDRHQVYKNGEEVQLTQKEFALLEYLLRNKNKVCRRTRIIESVWDIHFEYNTGVIDVFINSLRKKLDLQKDEDYIQTVRGVGYMAKEK; from the coding sequence ATGCGTATTCTGGTAGTAGAAGATGAACCTGGGATTTCCAGCTTTTTAAAGCAGGGATTAGAGGAAGAGGCCTTTGCGGTGGATGTGGCTGATAATGGGAAGGTGGGGCTGGAGATGGCATTATCCGGAAATTATGATTTGCTTTTACTGGATTGGATGCTTCCTGGATTCAGCGGAATTGAAATTACCCGACAGTTTAGAAAAGAATTTCCGAGTACCCCGATTCTATTTCTAACCGCAAAGGACACCGTGGATGAGACCATATTCGGACTTCAATCCGGTGCGAATGATTACATAAAAAAGCCCTTCCATTTTGAAGAACTGCTAGAAAGAATACGGGTGCAGCTGAGATCAAAAGAAGGGGAGCATGAGAAATTTACATTGGGTCCAATTGAATTGTATACAGATAGACACCAGGTCTATAAGAATGGAGAAGAGGTACAATTGACACAGAAAGAATTTGCCTTGTTGGAATATCTGTTGCGGAACAAAAACAAAGTGTGCCGGAGAACCCGGATCATCGAAAGTGTCTGGGATATTCACTTCGAATACAACACCGGAGTAATTGATGTATTTATCAACTCATTACGGAAAAAACTGGATCTTCAAAAAGATGAAGATTATATACAGACTGTAAGAGGAGTGGGCTATATGGCTAAAGAAAAATGA
- a CDS encoding transglutaminase family protein, translating into MRLQVNHVTDYAYEDQVYIGIQKLYLFPQVRPHFKILNTDLQIFPNPVNQSMRQDLFGNFYSLVWFNDLSSRLKIESTLTLDIESFNPFAFLVDDEFVQSNTHSSHPFFIYSGPEKEMISYFVFDDQVPEYQSFIQEFWKGNEDLIGFLVRITAGVKAAWEHVIRYEMDLWSPHYTFAEKKGSCRDLAWMLMNILGNMGLATKFVSGYAFNPELNDGHELHAWLEVYLPGAGWVGLDPSLGLLTDHHYIPLAAHAKPALASPVQGTFSGKGDSRLLTDVQINLMKA; encoded by the coding sequence ATGAGACTTCAAGTCAACCATGTCACTGATTACGCCTATGAAGATCAGGTATACATCGGGATACAAAAACTTTATTTGTTCCCACAGGTACGTCCACATTTTAAAATCCTGAATACAGATCTTCAGATTTTTCCAAATCCTGTGAACCAAAGTATGAGACAGGATCTTTTCGGTAATTTCTATTCATTGGTTTGGTTTAATGATTTATCAAGCCGCTTAAAAATTGAGAGTACACTGACGTTGGATATAGAAAGTTTTAACCCTTTTGCATTCTTGGTAGATGATGAGTTTGTCCAATCGAATACTCATTCTTCCCACCCCTTCTTCATTTATTCAGGTCCTGAAAAAGAAATGATTTCTTATTTTGTTTTCGATGATCAGGTTCCGGAATACCAATCATTTATACAGGAGTTTTGGAAAGGAAATGAAGACCTCATCGGTTTTCTGGTCCGAATTACCGCGGGGGTAAAAGCAGCCTGGGAACATGTGATCCGATATGAAATGGACCTTTGGTCCCCCCATTACACTTTTGCGGAAAAGAAAGGATCCTGTCGGGATTTGGCATGGATGCTCATGAATATTCTTGGGAATATGGGACTCGCCACCAAGTTTGTAAGTGGATACGCCTTTAATCCCGAATTAAACGATGGGCATGAATTACACGCTTGGCTGGAGGTCTATCTACCTGGAGCAGGCTGGGTAGGACTGGATCCCAGTTTGGGCCTACTAACCGATCATCATTACATCCCCTTAGCAGCTCATGCCAAACCTGCACTGGCTTCACCGGTCCAAGGTACTTTTTCAGGCAAAGGAGATTCTCGGCTGCTTACGGATGTTCAAATCAATTTGATGAAGGCTTAA
- a CDS encoding DUF6503 family protein has product MMKKISPLLSALLLVLCFACQPNDEKPLPEVSPEYEALLDAHGDWSKWIQARAMSFSMIHETNLTQENYFINLDSRKIRLDGFNFSIGKDDTGTWVSPSRDAFGGQSIDFYHNLYFYFYSIPYVFTDPGISVSQVENKILNGVSYKTLQAKMSPENGKSPNDQYFMLLNEETGRLEYLLYTVTYFGNPNPSFTALRYEDYRNADGLVFPRYLTGFTIENDSTRGIRYQVSFADILLLDEPFDDSIFEKPEKGVYAD; this is encoded by the coding sequence ATGATGAAGAAAATAAGCCCATTGTTGTCAGCCCTATTGTTGGTCTTGTGCTTTGCATGTCAACCCAATGATGAAAAACCTTTACCCGAAGTATCTCCTGAATACGAAGCCTTATTGGATGCCCATGGAGACTGGTCAAAATGGATTCAAGCGAGAGCCATGAGTTTTTCTATGATCCACGAGACCAATTTGACCCAAGAGAACTATTTCATCAACCTCGATTCCCGAAAAATCCGATTGGATGGGTTCAATTTTTCAATAGGAAAAGATGATACTGGCACCTGGGTTTCTCCGAGTCGGGACGCTTTTGGAGGACAGTCCATTGACTTTTACCATAATTTATATTTCTATTTTTATTCTATCCCTTATGTTTTCACTGACCCTGGCATCTCGGTTTCACAAGTAGAAAACAAAATCCTAAATGGGGTCTCCTATAAAACCTTACAGGCTAAAATGAGTCCGGAGAACGGAAAATCTCCCAATGATCAATATTTCATGCTACTGAATGAAGAAACGGGAAGGTTAGAGTATTTGCTTTATACGGTGACTTATTTTGGCAATCCCAATCCATCCTTTACCGCATTAAGGTATGAGGATTACCGAAACGCAGATGGCCTGGTATTTCCAAGGTACCTCACAGGTTTTACCATTGAAAACGATTCTACAAGAGGCATCCGCTATCAGGTAAGTTTTGCTGACATCTTATTATTGGATGAACCGTTTGATGATTCCATTTTTGAAAAACCTGAAAAAGGAGTGTATGCCGATTAA
- a CDS encoding sensor histidine kinase: MKSSYKEKIARRLTLVTALLVMFVFGIIYLVVNFTVVETIDQELEIESNKHVGQIFLANGEIKFMHKDEWQEKEHQEIQLNPIFIEIVDLEGNSMDKSPNLGTNRLLFHPNWNSKEGAWTINIGGQEVRQKQMLLKHEGKPEGYMLLATSFEDARELLDNLRNILLILYPGILISLFLTMRYLAGKSIQPIQKIISKTNQITQSNLNERVPVLDQEDEIGQLTRSINELLNRLEQSMIREKQFTSDASHELRTPLSVMRGTLEVLIRKPRTSEEYVKKIQTALESIDRMSAMIDQLLALARVERSGESMKDEVEIMSFVEEVAVQIEKETGREVRFHTEESIPVFVQVSEKSLQMILNNLIQNAIKYSDGPIDLEIQVENGKPLIFVKDQGHGIGEESIKKIFDPFYRDPSALEKLIPGTGLGLAIVKKLAQESGIEISVSSELGSGSAFRLGF, encoded by the coding sequence ATGAAATCATCCTATAAAGAGAAAATAGCGCGGAGGTTGACATTGGTCACGGCATTGTTGGTGATGTTTGTTTTCGGGATCATCTACCTGGTAGTGAATTTCACGGTGGTGGAAACCATCGATCAGGAGCTGGAAATTGAATCCAATAAACATGTGGGGCAGATTTTTTTGGCCAATGGAGAAATCAAGTTCATGCACAAAGATGAATGGCAAGAAAAAGAACACCAGGAGATCCAGTTGAATCCCATATTCATTGAAATTGTCGATCTGGAAGGGAATTCCATGGATAAGTCCCCGAATCTTGGGACCAACCGTTTACTGTTTCATCCCAATTGGAACTCCAAAGAAGGTGCTTGGACCATCAACATTGGAGGACAGGAAGTTCGCCAGAAACAGATGCTCCTGAAGCATGAAGGGAAACCGGAAGGATATATGCTGTTGGCTACCTCTTTTGAAGATGCCAGGGAGTTATTGGATAACCTGAGAAATATTTTGCTGATTCTCTATCCCGGTATCCTGATCTCCCTGTTTCTTACCATGAGGTACCTGGCAGGAAAAAGCATACAGCCCATTCAAAAGATTATTTCCAAGACCAATCAGATCACCCAGAGTAATCTCAATGAACGGGTACCAGTATTGGATCAGGAAGACGAAATAGGTCAATTGACCCGATCCATCAATGAATTGCTCAACCGGTTGGAACAGTCCATGATCCGTGAAAAGCAATTTACTTCAGATGCTTCCCATGAATTACGGACCCCGCTTTCAGTGATGCGTGGGACCTTGGAGGTGTTGATCAGAAAGCCAAGAACTTCGGAAGAGTATGTGAAGAAAATCCAGACTGCTTTAGAAAGTATCGATCGAATGTCCGCCATGATTGATCAGCTGTTGGCCTTGGCAAGGGTGGAAAGGAGTGGTGAGTCAATGAAAGATGAGGTGGAAATTATGTCCTTTGTTGAAGAAGTAGCGGTTCAGATTGAAAAAGAAACTGGTCGGGAAGTTCGCTTCCATACCGAGGAGTCTATTCCTGTTTTTGTGCAGGTCAGTGAAAAGTCACTCCAGATGATTTTGAATAATTTGATCCAAAATGCCATTAAATATTCAGACGGGCCCATTGACTTGGAGATACAGGTCGAAAATGGAAAGCCCTTGATTTTTGTAAAGGATCAGGGACATGGCATTGGAGAAGAATCGATCAAAAAGATCTTCGATCCTTTTTATAGAGACCCCTCAGCTTTGGAAAAATTGATCCCCGGCACCGGGCTAGGCCTAGCAATTGTCAAAAAACTTGCTCAGGAAAGTGGTATTGAAATCAGTGTTTCCAGTGAATTGGGGTCTGGAAGTGCCTTTCGTCTCGGTTTCTGA